In Pseudomonas deceptionensis, a single window of DNA contains:
- the metK gene encoding methionine adenosyltransferase: MSEYSLFTSESVSEGHPDKIADQISDAVLDAIIAEDKFARVACETLVKTGVAIIAGEVTTSAWVDLEQIVRDVITDIGYNSSDVGFDGATCGVMNIIGKQSPDINQGVDRAKPEDQGAGDQGLMFGYASNETDVLMPAPITFSHQLVQRQAEARKSGLLPWLRPDAKSQVTCRYEDGKVVAIDAIVLSTQHNPEVSYKDLREGVMELIVKHVLPAELLHKDTQFHINPTGQFIIGGPVGDCGLTGRKIIVDTYGGMARHGGGAFSGKDPSKVDRSAAYAGRYVAKNIVAAGLAERCEIQVSYAIGVAQPTSISLNTFGTGKISDDKIIKLVRDVFDLRPYAITTMLDLLHPMYQETAAYGHFGRTPQIKTVGDDTFTTFTWERTDRAEELRAAAGL; encoded by the coding sequence ATGAGCGAATACTCCCTTTTCACCTCCGAGTCCGTGTCTGAAGGGCATCCGGACAAAATCGCCGACCAGATTTCTGACGCGGTGCTGGACGCCATCATTGCTGAAGACAAGTTCGCCCGTGTGGCGTGCGAGACTCTGGTGAAAACCGGCGTAGCAATCATCGCGGGCGAAGTCACCACTTCGGCCTGGGTTGATCTGGAGCAGATCGTTCGTGACGTCATTACCGACATCGGCTACAACAGCTCCGACGTAGGCTTCGACGGCGCGACCTGCGGCGTGATGAACATCATCGGCAAGCAGTCCCCTGACATCAACCAGGGTGTTGACCGTGCCAAGCCTGAAGATCAGGGCGCCGGCGACCAGGGCCTGATGTTCGGCTACGCCAGCAACGAAACCGACGTGCTGATGCCAGCACCGATCACTTTCTCGCACCAGCTGGTTCAGCGCCAGGCCGAAGCCCGTAAATCCGGCCTGCTGCCTTGGCTGCGCCCGGACGCCAAGTCCCAGGTGACTTGCCGTTACGAAGACGGCAAGGTTGTAGCCATCGACGCCATCGTGCTGTCGACCCAGCACAACCCTGAAGTGTCGTACAAAGACCTGCGCGAAGGCGTGATGGAACTGATCGTCAAGCACGTGCTGCCAGCCGAGCTGCTGCACAAGGACACCCAGTTCCACATCAACCCTACCGGCCAGTTCATCATCGGTGGCCCGGTGGGCGACTGCGGCCTGACCGGTCGCAAGATCATCGTTGACACCTACGGCGGCATGGCCCGTCACGGCGGCGGCGCGTTCTCGGGTAAAGATCCATCCAAGGTTGACCGTTCGGCTGCTTACGCGGGTCGTTATGTTGCCAAAAACATCGTGGCTGCCGGCTTGGCTGAGCGCTGCGAGATCCAGGTTTCCTACGCTATCGGCGTCGCTCAACCGACTTCGATTTCGTTGAACACCTTCGGCACTGGCAAAATCTCCGACGACAAAATCATCAAGCTGGTACGTGACGTGTTCGACCTGCGTCCATACGCCATCACCACCATGCTTGACCTGCTGCACCCGATGTACCAGGAAACTGCAGCTTACGGCCACTTCGGCCGCACGCCGCAGATCAAGACCGTTGGCGACGATACCTTCACCACGTTCACGTGGGAGCGTACCGACCGCGCTGAAGAGCTGCGCGCTGCTGCCGGTTTGTAA
- a CDS encoding ArsR/SmtB family transcription factor: MNLRVPSIRHDDCDELSALCKAGGDPLRLNVLRALANDSFGVLELTHIFATGQSGMSHHLKVLSQARLVATRREGNAIFYRRALPHTEQLGGRLHAALLEEVDNLTLPADVQARISAVHEQRAAASQDFFSRIAEKFRAQQDLIAGLPQYRDSVLTLLDKLSFNPAATALEVGPGDGSFLPDLARRFHQVTALDNSPVMLELARQLCERESLNNVSLILADALHDAQLQADCVVVNMVLHHFAAPAEALKQLATLLQPGGSLLVTELCSHNQAWAREACGDLWLGFEQDDLAHWATAAGLVPGESLYVGLRNGFQIQVRHFQRPTGDTHHR; this comes from the coding sequence ATGAACTTACGCGTGCCTTCAATCCGCCATGACGATTGCGACGAGCTCTCCGCCCTGTGCAAGGCTGGAGGCGATCCGCTGCGACTCAACGTGCTGCGCGCGTTGGCCAACGATTCGTTTGGTGTGCTGGAGCTGACGCACATATTTGCAACCGGCCAATCCGGGATGAGCCACCACCTCAAGGTGCTGTCTCAAGCCAGGCTGGTAGCGACACGGCGCGAAGGCAATGCGATTTTTTATCGCCGCGCCCTGCCCCACACCGAACAACTGGGCGGCAGACTGCATGCAGCACTGCTGGAAGAGGTCGATAACCTGACCTTGCCTGCCGATGTACAGGCGCGAATCAGCGCGGTACACGAGCAACGTGCAGCCGCCAGTCAGGACTTTTTCTCTCGCATAGCCGAGAAGTTTCGCGCTCAACAGGATTTGATCGCCGGCTTGCCGCAATACCGGGACAGTGTTTTAACGCTGCTCGATAAACTGAGCTTCAATCCAGCGGCCACCGCCCTGGAAGTTGGCCCTGGCGATGGCAGCTTCTTGCCTGACCTGGCCCGCCGCTTCCATCAGGTCACAGCACTGGACAACAGCCCGGTAATGCTTGAGCTGGCCCGCCAGCTGTGTGAACGCGAGTCACTGAACAACGTCAGCCTGATCCTGGCCGACGCGCTGCACGATGCACAGCTGCAAGCCGACTGCGTGGTCGTGAACATGGTCTTGCACCATTTCGCTGCACCGGCCGAAGCTTTGAAGCAACTGGCAACTTTGCTGCAACCGGGCGGTAGCCTGCTGGTAACAGAGTTGTGCAGCCATAATCAGGCGTGGGCCCGCGAGGCTTGCGGTGATTTGTGGCTGGGTTTTGAACAAGATGATCTGGCCCATTGGGCCACCGCTGCGGGACTCGTTCCCGGGGAAAGCCTCTATGTAGGCTTACGTAATGGTTTCCAGATTCAGGTCCGCCACTTTCAGCGGCCAACTGGCGACACTCACCATCGGTAA
- the tkt gene encoding transketolase yields MPSRRERANAIRALSMDAVQKANSGHPGAPMGMADIAEVLWRDYLKHNPSNPSFADRDRFVLSNGHGSMLIYSLLHLTGYDLSIDDLKSFRQLHSRTPGHPELGYTPGVETTTGPLGQGLANAVGFALAEKVMGAQFNRPGHNVVDHHTYVFLGDGCMMEGISHEVGSLAGTLGLGKLIAFYDDNGISIDGEVEGWFTDDTPKRFEAYNWQVIRNVDGHDPEEIKTAIETARKSDKPTLICCKTTIGFGSPNKQGKEDCHGAPLGLEEIALTRTALNWNHGPFEIPADIYAEWDAKEVGAAVESEWDKRFAAYAAEFPEMAGELSRRLSGKLPADFDAKANAYIAEVAAKGETIASRKASQNALNAFGPLLPELLGGSADLAGSNLTIWKGCKGVTAEDASGNYMYYGVREFGMSAIMNGVAVHGGLVPYGATFLMFMEYARNAIRMSALMKQRVIYVFTHDSIGLGEDGPTHQPIEQLTSLRTTPNLDTWRPADAVESAAAWKFALERNDGPSALIFSRQNLNHQTRDAGQIADINRGGYVLKDCAGEPELILISAGSEVGLAVQAYEELTKQGRKVRVVSMPCTSVYEAQDAGYKQSVLPLQVSARIAIEASHADYWYKYVGLEGRVIGMTTYGESAPAPALFEEFGFTLENILGQAEELLED; encoded by the coding sequence ATGCCCAGCCGTCGTGAGCGTGCCAACGCCATTCGTGCACTCAGCATGGATGCCGTGCAAAAAGCCAACAGCGGCCATCCAGGTGCCCCTATGGGTATGGCGGATATCGCCGAAGTACTGTGGCGCGATTATCTGAAGCACAACCCGAGCAATCCTTCGTTCGCTGACCGTGACCGCTTCGTGCTGTCCAACGGCCACGGCTCGATGCTGATCTACTCGTTGTTGCACCTGACCGGCTATGACCTGTCGATCGACGATCTGAAAAGTTTCCGCCAGCTGCACAGCCGCACCCCGGGTCACCCGGAGCTGGGCTACACGCCGGGCGTTGAAACCACTACTGGCCCGTTGGGTCAGGGCCTGGCCAACGCCGTGGGCTTTGCCCTGGCAGAAAAAGTCATGGGCGCGCAGTTCAACCGTCCTGGCCATAACGTAGTCGATCACCACACCTACGTTTTCCTGGGTGATGGCTGCATGATGGAAGGCATTTCCCACGAAGTTGGCTCCCTGGCCGGCACTCTGGGCCTGGGCAAGCTGATCGCGTTCTACGATGACAACGGCATCTCCATCGATGGCGAAGTAGAAGGCTGGTTCACCGACGACACGCCAAAGCGTTTCGAAGCCTACAACTGGCAAGTGATCCGCAACGTTGACGGTCACGACCCGGAAGAAATCAAGACCGCAATCGAGACTGCACGCAAAAGCGATAAACCAACGCTGATCTGCTGCAAGACCACCATCGGTTTCGGTTCGCCGAACAAGCAGGGCAAAGAAGACTGCCACGGCGCTCCATTGGGCCTGGAAGAAATCGCTCTGACCCGCACGGCGCTGAACTGGAACCACGGCCCATTTGAAATCCCGGCTGATATCTACGCCGAATGGGATGCCAAAGAAGTCGGTGCTGCAGTTGAATCCGAGTGGGACAAGCGCTTCGCTGCCTACGCTGCCGAGTTCCCGGAAATGGCAGGCGAGCTGTCCCGTCGTCTGAGCGGCAAGCTGCCAGCTGACTTCGATGCCAAGGCCAACGCCTACATCGCTGAAGTCGCAGCCAAAGGCGAAACCATCGCCAGCCGTAAAGCCAGCCAAAACGCCCTGAACGCTTTTGGCCCTCTGTTGCCAGAGCTGCTGGGCGGCTCCGCTGACCTGGCCGGTTCCAACCTGACCATCTGGAAAGGCTGCAAAGGCGTAACGGCTGAAGATGCCAGCGGCAACTACATGTACTACGGCGTACGTGAGTTCGGCATGAGCGCGATCATGAACGGCGTTGCTGTTCACGGCGGCCTGGTGCCTTACGGCGCGACCTTCCTGATGTTCATGGAATACGCCCGCAACGCCATCCGCATGTCGGCCCTGATGAAGCAGCGTGTGATCTATGTGTTCACCCACGACTCCATCGGTCTGGGCGAAGACGGCCCGACGCACCAGCCGATCGAGCAATTGACCAGCCTGCGTACCACGCCGAACCTGGACACCTGGCGCCCGGCCGATGCGGTGGAATCCGCAGCAGCCTGGAAGTTCGCCCTGGAGCGCAACGACGGCCCGTCCGCGTTGATCTTCTCGCGTCAGAACCTCAACCACCAAACCCGTGATGCCGGCCAGATCGCCGACATCAACCGTGGTGGTTACGTGCTCAAGGACTGCGCAGGCGAGCCTGAGCTGATCCTGATCTCGGCCGGTTCGGAAGTGGGCCTGGCCGTTCAGGCTTACGAAGAGCTGACCAAGCAGGGTCGCAAGGTACGTGTGGTTTCCATGCCATGCACCAGCGTGTACGAAGCTCAAGATGCAGGCTACAAGCAGTCGGTTCTGCCGCTGCAGGTTAGCGCGCGTATCGCGATCGAAGCGTCCCACGCAGACTACTGGTACAAGTACGTGGGCCTGGAAGGCCGCGTGATCGGCATGACCACCTACGGCGAGTCGGCGCCTGCGCCTGCCTTGTTCGAAGAGTTCGGTTTCACCCTGGAAAACATCCTGGGTCAGGCTGAAGAGCTGCTGGAAGACTAA
- the epd gene encoding erythrose-4-phosphate dehydrogenase, giving the protein MPQPRPYKVALNGYGRIGRCVLRALFERGAAAGFEIVALNDLADMASLEYLTRFDSTHGRFPGEIRIEGDCLHINGDCVKVFRSATPEGIDWAALGVDLVLECSGVYNTRADGQRFLDAGAPRVLFSQPMASDADVDATIVYGVNQHSLTGEERLVSNASCTTNCGVPLLRLLDQAFGLEYVSITTIHSAMNDQPVIDAYHHEDLRRTRSAFQSVIPVSTGLAKGIERLLPELAGRIQAKAVRVPTLNVSCLDITLTTARDTDAAEVNRVLREAATSGPLKGLLAYTELPHASCDFNHDPHSAIVDASQTRVSGPRLVNLLAWFDNEWGFANRMIDVAEHYLHVTHPKTAL; this is encoded by the coding sequence ATGCCTCAACCGCGTCCTTACAAAGTTGCACTCAACGGCTACGGCCGGATTGGTCGTTGCGTCTTGCGTGCGTTGTTTGAGCGAGGGGCTGCTGCCGGGTTTGAAATTGTTGCACTCAATGATTTGGCCGATATGGCCAGTCTCGAATATTTGACGCGCTTCGACTCCACTCATGGCCGGTTCCCCGGCGAGATACGGATCGAAGGCGACTGCCTGCATATCAATGGCGACTGCGTGAAAGTGTTCCGCAGTGCCACCCCCGAGGGGATCGACTGGGCCGCGTTGGGCGTTGACCTGGTGCTGGAATGCTCCGGCGTTTACAACACCCGCGCCGACGGCCAGCGTTTTCTTGATGCCGGGGCTCCTCGCGTATTGTTTTCGCAACCGATGGCCAGCGACGCGGATGTCGACGCAACCATCGTGTACGGCGTTAACCAGCACAGCCTGACCGGCGAAGAGCGACTGGTGTCCAATGCCTCCTGCACCACCAACTGCGGCGTGCCGCTGTTGCGTTTGCTGGACCAGGCGTTTGGCCTTGAGTACGTGTCGATCACCACTATTCACTCGGCAATGAACGATCAGCCGGTGATTGATGCCTACCACCACGAAGACCTGCGCCGTACACGCTCGGCGTTTCAGTCGGTGATTCCGGTTTCGACCGGCCTGGCCAAAGGCATCGAGCGCCTGTTGCCGGAACTTGCCGGCCGAATTCAGGCCAAAGCGGTACGGGTGCCGACCTTGAACGTGTCGTGCCTTGATATCACCCTGACCACGGCGCGCGACACGGACGCCGCGGAAGTTAACCGCGTACTGCGCGAGGCTGCCACCAGCGGCCCGCTCAAAGGCTTGTTGGCATATACCGAACTGCCCCACGCCAGTTGTGATTTCAACCATGACCCGCATTCGGCCATTGTCGATGCCAGCCAGACCCGCGTTTCCGGCCCACGGCTGGTGAACCTGCTGGCCTGGTTCGACAACGAATGGGGTTTTGCCAATCGAATGATCGACGTGGCAGAGCACTATCTGCACGTTACCCACCCCAAAACTGCTCTCTAA
- a CDS encoding phosphoglycerate kinase: protein MTVLKMTDLDLQGKRVLIREDLNVPVKDGVVTSDARILASLPTIKLALEKGAAVMVCSHLGRPTEGEFSAENSLKPVAEYLSKALGREVPLVSDYLNGVDIKAGDIVLFENVRFNKGEKKNADELAQQYAALCDVFVMDAFGTAHRAEGSTHGVAKFAKVAAAGPLLAAELDALGKALGAPAKPMAAIVAGSKVSTKLEVLNSLSQICDLLIVGGGIANTFLAAAGHPVGKSLYEPDLLDTARAIAAKVNVPLPTDVVVAKEFAESAVATVKLIADVADDDMILDIGPQTAAHFAELLKSSKTILWNGPVGVFEFDQFGNGTKVLAQAIADSAAFSIAGGGDTLAAIDKYGIADQISYISTGGGAFLEFVEGKVLPAVEVLESRAKA from the coding sequence ATGACCGTGTTGAAGATGACCGACCTCGATCTGCAAGGTAAACGCGTACTGATCCGCGAAGACCTCAACGTCCCCGTCAAGGACGGTGTAGTCACCAGCGATGCGCGCATTCTTGCTTCGCTGCCGACCATCAAGCTTGCGTTGGAAAAAGGCGCGGCGGTAATGGTCTGCTCGCACCTTGGGCGCCCGACTGAAGGTGAGTTTTCGGCTGAGAACAGCCTCAAGCCGGTGGCCGAGTACCTGAGCAAGGCCCTGGGTCGCGAAGTGCCGCTGGTCAGCGACTACCTCAACGGCGTCGACATCAAGGCCGGCGACATCGTGCTGTTCGAAAACGTGCGCTTCAACAAGGGCGAAAAGAAAAACGCCGACGAACTGGCCCAGCAATACGCTGCCCTGTGCGACGTGTTTGTGATGGACGCCTTCGGCACTGCCCACCGCGCTGAAGGCTCGACCCACGGCGTCGCCAAGTTCGCCAAGGTTGCGGCGGCTGGCCCGTTGCTGGCAGCTGAACTGGACGCACTGGGCAAGGCGCTGGGCGCCCCGGCCAAACCGATGGCCGCTATTGTTGCCGGCTCCAAGGTGTCGACCAAACTTGAAGTGCTCAACAGCCTGAGCCAGATCTGCGACTTGCTGATCGTGGGTGGCGGTATCGCCAACACTTTCCTGGCTGCTGCCGGTCACCCGGTAGGCAAATCGCTTTACGAACCTGATCTGCTGGACACCGCTCGCGCCATCGCCGCCAAGGTCAATGTGCCTTTGCCGACTGACGTGGTCGTGGCCAAGGAGTTCGCCGAAAGCGCCGTTGCAACCGTCAAGCTGATCGCCGACGTTGCTGATGACGACATGATTCTGGATATCGGCCCGCAAACTGCTGCGCATTTCGCCGAGCTGCTGAAGTCATCCAAGACTATTCTGTGGAACGGTCCGGTTGGCGTGTTTGAGTTTGATCAGTTCGGCAACGGCACCAAAGTTCTGGCCCAGGCCATTGCTGACAGCGCGGCGTTCTCGATTGCTGGTGGCGGCGACACGCTGGCTGCTATCGACAAGTACGGCATTGCGGACCAGATTTCCTACATCTCCACCGGTGGCGGCGCATTCCTTGAGTTCGTCGAAGGCAAAGTACTGCCTGCGGTTGAAGTGCTGGAAAGCCGCGCCAAAGCCTGA
- a CDS encoding lipoprotein yields MVKLLPLLMVAGFLAGCASSGQPVPEAATPEESGCYQADWQAQSVPLVNKRSGPEALEKYESPKASQERGCP; encoded by the coding sequence ATGGTCAAGTTGTTACCGCTGTTGATGGTCGCGGGCTTTTTGGCCGGTTGTGCCAGTTCCGGCCAGCCAGTGCCCGAGGCTGCAACCCCTGAAGAGAGTGGTTGCTACCAGGCTGACTGGCAGGCGCAAAGCGTGCCGTTGGTCAATAAACGCTCAGGGCCTGAAGCGCTGGAAAAGTACGAGTCGCCCAAAGCTTCACAAGAGCGCGGTTGCCCTTGA
- the fba gene encoding class II fructose-bisphosphate aldolase (catalyzes the reversible aldol condensation of dihydroxyacetonephosphate and glyceraldehyde 3-phosphate in the Calvin cycle, glycolysis, and/or gluconeogenesis): MALISMRQMLDHAAEFGYGVPAFNVNNLEQMRAIMEAADKTDSPVIVQASAGARKYAGAPFLRHLILAAIEEFPHIPVCMHQDHGTSPDVCQRSIQLGFSSVMMDGSLGEDGKTPTDYDYNVRVTQQTVALAHACGVSVEGELGCLGSLETGMAGEEDGIGAEGILDHSQMLTDPEEAADFVKRTQVDALAIAIGTSHGAYKFTKPPTGDVLAIDRIKEIHKRIPNTHLVMHGSSSVPQEWLAIINEFGGDIKETYGVPVEEIVEGIKHGVRKVNIDTDLRLASTGAMRRLMATNPSEFDPRKFFGATVTAMRDVCIARYEAFGTAGNASKIKPISLEAMYQRYLKGELNAKVN, translated from the coding sequence ATGGCACTTATCAGCATGCGCCAGATGTTGGACCACGCCGCCGAATTCGGCTACGGCGTTCCAGCCTTCAACGTCAACAACCTTGAGCAGATGCGCGCCATCATGGAAGCCGCTGACAAGACCGACTCCCCGGTGATCGTTCAGGCTTCGGCCGGTGCGCGCAAGTACGCAGGTGCTCCATTCCTGCGTCACCTGATCCTGGCTGCAATCGAAGAATTCCCGCATATCCCTGTGTGCATGCACCAGGACCACGGCACCAGCCCTGACGTGTGCCAGCGTTCGATCCAGCTGGGTTTCAGCTCGGTCATGATGGACGGCTCGCTGGGCGAAGACGGCAAAACCCCGACTGACTACGACTACAACGTTCGCGTTACTCAGCAAACTGTTGCTTTGGCGCACGCTTGCGGTGTGTCGGTTGAAGGCGAGCTGGGCTGCCTGGGTTCGTTGGAAACCGGCATGGCTGGCGAAGAAGACGGCATCGGCGCAGAAGGCATTCTGGATCACAGCCAAATGCTGACCGACCCGGAAGAAGCTGCTGACTTCGTCAAGCGCACTCAAGTGGATGCCCTGGCAATTGCCATCGGTACTTCCCACGGTGCTTACAAGTTCACCAAGCCACCTACCGGTGACGTGCTGGCGATCGACCGCATTAAAGAGATCCACAAGCGCATCCCGAATACTCACCTGGTGATGCACGGCTCGTCCTCTGTTCCACAAGAGTGGCTGGCGATCATCAACGAGTTCGGCGGCGACATCAAAGAAACCTACGGTGTGCCGGTAGAAGAAATCGTTGAAGGCATCAAGCACGGCGTGCGCAAGGTCAACATCGACACGGACCTGCGTCTGGCATCGACTGGCGCCATGCGTCGCCTGATGGCTACCAACCCGAGCGAGTTCGACCCGCGCAAGTTCTTCGGCGCAACCGTAACTGCCATGCGTGACGTGTGTATCGCTCGTTACGAAGCCTTCGGTACTGCCGGTAACGCTTCGAAGATCAAACCGATCTCTCTGGAAGCCATGTACCAGCGTTACCTCAAAGGTGAGCTGAACGCCAAGGTCAACTAA
- a CDS encoding YgjP-like metallopeptidase domain-containing protein gives MTVLKYLQAYPQTLQDQVRQMIERDQLGSYLSERYPQRHAVQSDKALYAYAQDIKQEHLRNAPSFDKVLFDNKLDLTHRALGLHTAISRVQGGKLKAKKELRVASLFKEAAPEFLKMIVVHELAHLKESDHNKAFYKLCEHMLPGYHQLEFDLRVYLTWRDMQGKHAD, from the coding sequence ATGACTGTTCTCAAATACCTCCAGGCTTACCCCCAGACCTTGCAAGACCAGGTGCGCCAAATGATTGAGCGCGATCAGCTGGGCAGTTACCTGAGCGAGCGTTACCCGCAGCGTCACGCGGTGCAAAGTGACAAGGCCCTGTACGCCTATGCGCAGGATATCAAGCAGGAACACCTGCGCAATGCGCCGTCTTTTGACAAGGTGCTGTTTGATAACAAGCTCGACTTGACCCACCGTGCGCTGGGTTTGCACACTGCCATCTCGCGGGTCCAGGGTGGCAAGCTCAAGGCCAAGAAAGAGCTGCGCGTAGCTTCGTTGTTCAAGGAGGCTGCGCCTGAGTTCTTGAAGATGATCGTGGTTCACGAACTGGCGCATCTCAAGGAGTCAGACCACAACAAAGCGTTTTACAAGTTGTGCGAGCACATGCTGCCGGGTTATCACCAGCTGGAGTTTGACCTGCGGGTGTATCTGACGTGGCGGGATATGCAGGGTAAGCACGCGGATTGA
- a CDS encoding winged helix-turn-helix domain-containing protein produces MDVSKTKSSFYRRLYVAWLIDSQTASSVPALTEVTGMPRRTAQDTIAALADLDIVCEFEQLDGARNHAGRYQIHSWGPIDKTWVGEHLVQIRQVLGYP; encoded by the coding sequence ATGGACGTCAGTAAAACCAAAAGCAGCTTTTACCGGCGCTTGTACGTGGCCTGGTTGATCGACAGCCAGACCGCCAGCAGCGTGCCGGCACTGACAGAAGTGACCGGTATGCCGCGTCGTACGGCGCAGGACACCATTGCCGCCCTGGCTGATCTGGATATTGTCTGCGAGTTTGAACAACTGGACGGCGCCCGCAACCATGCCGGGCGCTATCAGATTCACAGTTGGGGCCCGATTGACAAAACTTGGGTCGGCGAGCACCTGGTGCAGATCAGGCAGGTGCTGGGCTATCCCTGA
- a CDS encoding GNAT family N-acetyltransferase, with protein sequence MTTDWLCKHHNDLGKEQLYAILELRSKVFVVEQKCAYQDVDGQDLTGDTLHVMGWQDDQLVAYARVLDPDSQGGDVVIGRVIIAPEGRGQKLGHTLIEQALENIEEYWSGQPVFLSAQAHLQPFYEQHGFRAEGDIYLEDDIPHIGMRRG encoded by the coding sequence GTGACCACTGACTGGCTCTGCAAACACCACAACGACCTGGGCAAGGAACAGCTCTACGCCATTCTGGAGTTGCGCTCAAAGGTATTCGTCGTCGAGCAGAAATGCGCCTACCAGGATGTCGACGGGCAAGACCTGACGGGCGATACGCTGCATGTGATGGGCTGGCAAGACGATCAGCTGGTGGCATACGCCCGCGTGCTGGACCCGGACTCCCAGGGCGGTGACGTGGTGATTGGCCGCGTGATCATTGCCCCTGAAGGTCGCGGGCAAAAACTGGGGCATACCCTGATCGAGCAGGCCCTGGAAAACATCGAAGAGTACTGGTCGGGGCAACCCGTGTTCCTTTCTGCCCAGGCGCATTTGCAGCCGTTTTATGAGCAACACGGGTTTCGCGCCGAGGGCGACATCTATCTTGAAGATGACATCCCACACATTGGCATGCGCCGCGGCTAA